One genomic region from Cyanobium usitatum str. Tous encodes:
- the bioA gene encoding adenosylmethionine--8-amino-7-oxononanoate transaminase encodes MTWHPHLWHPTTQVATSPAPLRVRSARGSELELEDGRRLIDAISSWWVTLHGHAEPAIAAAVARQAQQLEQVIFANFSHEPAEQLATRLSALTGLQRLFFSDNGSTAVEVALKIAWQWWRNQNSERRQLIAFEGAYHGDTVGTMALGDRSLFTAAYEPLLFDVARVGWPHSHWGDDSVEPREQQALGQLELALETPTAAVIFEPLIQGASGMRVVRPAFLRAVAARVQAAGALLIADEVFTGFGRTGALFACQKAGIQPDLMALSKGLTGGFLPMGATMASERLYQGFISEKPSDTFFHGHSFTANPLGCAAALASLDLLQQNPGRFEGFEQRHTPLLEQLSRQPRVLRPRCLGTMAAFELDAGENSYLNPIGKLIQRQCLEHGVYLRPLGNVVYLLPPLGSSDEQLQQCYQALEQAIAALG; translated from the coding sequence ATGACCTGGCACCCCCATCTCTGGCATCCCACCACCCAGGTGGCCACCAGCCCGGCGCCCCTGAGGGTGCGGTCTGCACGCGGCAGTGAGCTGGAGCTAGAAGATGGCAGAAGACTGATCGACGCCATCAGCAGCTGGTGGGTGACGCTGCACGGTCACGCCGAACCGGCCATTGCGGCGGCGGTTGCGCGCCAGGCCCAGCAGCTGGAACAGGTGATCTTCGCCAACTTCAGCCACGAACCCGCCGAGCAGCTGGCCACCCGGCTCAGCGCCCTCACCGGGCTGCAGCGCCTGTTTTTCTCCGACAACGGCTCCACCGCCGTAGAGGTGGCCCTCAAGATCGCCTGGCAGTGGTGGCGCAACCAGAACAGCGAGCGCCGCCAGCTAATCGCCTTTGAGGGGGCTTATCACGGCGACACCGTGGGCACCATGGCCCTAGGCGATCGCTCCCTATTCACCGCCGCCTACGAGCCCCTGCTTTTTGACGTGGCCAGGGTCGGCTGGCCCCACAGCCACTGGGGCGACGACAGCGTTGAGCCGCGGGAACAGCAGGCCCTTGGCCAGCTTGAGCTGGCCCTGGAGACACCCACAGCAGCGGTGATTTTTGAGCCCCTGATCCAGGGGGCCAGTGGTATGCGCGTCGTGCGTCCAGCGTTCCTGCGGGCTGTGGCGGCAAGGGTCCAGGCTGCTGGCGCGCTGCTGATCGCCGATGAGGTCTTCACCGGTTTCGGCCGCACCGGAGCCCTGTTCGCCTGCCAGAAAGCCGGTATCCAGCCCGACCTGATGGCCCTCTCCAAAGGGCTCACCGGTGGTTTTCTGCCCATGGGCGCAACGATGGCCAGCGAACGGCTCTACCAGGGCTTCATCAGCGAGAAGCCCAGCGATACCTTTTTCCATGGCCACAGCTTCACGGCCAACCCCTTGGGCTGTGCCGCCGCCCTGGCCAGCCTGGATTTACTGCAGCAAAACCCTGGGCGCTTTGAGGGCTTTGAGCAACGGCACACCCCCCTGCTGGAGCAGCTCAGCCGCCAGCCCCGGGTGCTGCGCCCCCGCTGCCTGGGCACCATGGCCGCCTTCGAGCTCGACGCCGGCGAAAACAGCTACCTCAATCCGATCGGCAAACTGATCCAGCGTCAGTGCCTGGAACACGGGGTCTACCTGCGCCCCCTCGGCAACGTGGTGTATCTGCTGCCGCCCCTAGGCAGCAGCGATGAGCAGCTGCAGCAGTGCTATCAAGCCCTGGAGCAGGCGATAGCTGCATTGGGCTAA
- a CDS encoding cation:proton antiporter produces the protein MGSSLLSTLLLLLVGALLARLTATRLARWAVPAIVLELLVGFLLGNSVLPFSSIAPLAGLTELGVLTLFFMVGLEVRGGLLGSRPAAVLRTVLLSALTPLLAWWPLQQGFGLSTASTVLCVAVLSATGTGVTLRALGQASALNTPSGRLLVGVSVLDDLPAIALLTLAVALGAAPGASSPYPALLLPALALGLVLLSLPASSWWLRRYGPWRPGLLGVLLLLIGCSWIGEMGRLTSLLGALWGGVLLSRLAPMPEGSAEALELRSNLALLSEVFLPLYFISVGMRIQAGTLLQPAAWALALSLRLLAIGCKLICALGISRQDQAAGIDRWVVVFGLIPRGLPGLVFASTALASGVITPAQFSALVLMVSCTTVLGLLLLGRRLAALASP, from the coding sequence ATGGGTTCTTCCCTGCTCAGCACCCTGCTGTTGCTCCTGGTGGGGGCCCTGTTGGCCAGGCTCACCGCCACTCGCTTGGCGCGTTGGGCCGTGCCGGCGATCGTGCTGGAGCTGCTGGTGGGTTTCCTGCTGGGCAACAGCGTGCTGCCTTTCAGCAGCATCGCCCCCCTCGCCGGACTCACCGAACTAGGGGTGCTAACTCTCTTTTTCATGGTGGGCCTGGAAGTGCGCGGGGGCTTGCTGGGATCCAGGCCGGCGGCAGTGCTGCGCACCGTGCTGCTCTCTGCGCTCACGCCACTGCTGGCCTGGTGGCCGCTGCAGCAGGGCTTTGGTCTTTCCACCGCCTCCACCGTTTTGTGCGTGGCCGTGCTCAGTGCAACCGGCACCGGAGTGACCCTGCGCGCCCTTGGCCAGGCCTCCGCCCTAAACACCCCTTCGGGCCGTCTTTTGGTGGGGGTTTCGGTGCTCGACGACCTGCCGGCCATAGCCCTGCTCACCCTTGCGGTGGCACTGGGGGCGGCGCCGGGAGCCTCCAGTCCATACCCCGCCCTGCTGCTGCCGGCGCTGGCATTGGGGCTGGTGCTGTTGAGCCTGCCGGCTAGTAGCTGGTGGTTGCGGCGCTACGGCCCCTGGCGGCCGGGCTTGCTTGGGGTGCTGCTGCTGTTGATCGGCTGCAGCTGGATCGGTGAGATGGGCCGGCTCACGAGCCTGCTTGGGGCCCTATGGGGCGGTGTGCTGCTGAGCCGCCTGGCGCCGATGCCGGAGGGCAGCGCTGAGGCTTTAGAGCTGCGCAGCAACCTGGCCTTGCTTTCGGAGGTGTTTTTGCCTCTTTATTTCATCAGCGTGGGCATGCGCATCCAGGCCGGCACCCTGCTGCAGCCCGCTGCCTGGGCCCTGGCCCTGAGCCTGCGGCTGCTGGCGATTGGTTGCAAGTTGATCTGTGCCCTGGGCATCAGCCGCCAGGATCAAGCCGCTGGCATCGATCGCTGGGTGGTGGTGTTTGGCTTGATTCCGCGGGGCCTGCCGGGTTTGGTGTTTGCCTCAACGGCCCTGGCCAGCGGCGTGATCACCCCGGCGCAGTTTTCGGCCCTGGTGCTGATGGTGAGCTGCACCACGGTGCTTGGCCTGCTGCTGCTGGGCCGCCGTTTGGCTGCCCTGGCGTCGCCTTAG